ATAAATAATGATCTTTTCGAGGAGGAGATTGTTGCCAAGACTACAGTAATGGAGTCTCTTCAAATGCAAGAGGCATTTTGGAAAGATAGAGCTCGTGTTAAGTGGTTAACTAAAGGGGATagaaattcttctttctttcatgCTTATGCTCGTATTAAATCATCCAGCTCTCATATCAGTTGTATTCTTGATGGTAATAATCTTCTTACCGACCCGCTGGCTATTGAGAACCatattgttaatttctatcagaCTGTGTTCGGCTCTTCTTTCAACCCTTCAGGTATTGATGAGGTTTGTGAGGTCATCCAGCCGATGGTCACAGACTCTGAAAATGATCTCTTATCTGCATTACCTACTGATGAGGAAATTAAGGAGGCAGTTTTCTCATTAAGTGCTTCCAGTGCGCCAGGGCCAGATGGTTTTCCAGGTTTTTTCTATCATCACTGTTGGGATATTGTCAGCTTTGATGTCATTCAATTTGTGAAGCAATTCTTTCAATCAAATTGGCTATACCCCAATACCAATAGTAACTTCTTAGTTTTGATACCGAAGGTGGAAGACGCTATTTCCATGACTCATTTTAGACCTATTGCTTTGGCAAACTTTCTCTTTAAGATTATTCCCAAAATTTTGGCAGTTCGCCTTTCTCATGTTGTTCAACGCATTATTTCTCCACATCAAGCTGCTTTCATACCTGGCCGACGTATCACTGATTGTATTGGCCTAGTTTCAGAATGTTTCAATGTGCTTGACAAAAAAACTCGTGGTGGCAATATGGGAGTCAAAGTTGATATAGctaaggcttttgatactttagATTGGTCATTTCTATTGCGGGTGCTTACTAACTTTGGGTTCTCCACTTGTTTTATAGACTGGATTTCTACCATCTTACGATCTGCTAAATTGTCCATCCTAATCAATGGTTCCCCGCATGGTTTTTTCTCTTGTTCACGAGGAGTGCGCCAAGGGGATCCTCTCTCTCCGTTACTTTTCTGTCTAGCTGAGGAGGCTTTATCAAGGGGCTTGAGTCGTCTTCAACTTGATGGGCTTACTAAGCCAACTTTTGCTCCAAGAGGTTGTATCTCTCCTTCTCACGTTCTCTATGCAGATGACTTATTCATTTTCTGTAGAAGTGATGGTGTCACCCTGCGTAACTTGCAAGGTTTCTTCGATAGATATAGTAGAGCCTCTGGTCAATTTATCAATAAGGCAAAAAGTACTTTCTACTTGGGCTCTACCTCAAGGCATCGCAAAGCTGTGGTTGAGAGTTACTTGGGTTTCAAAGAAGGCAAAGCACCTTTTGTCTACCTTGGAGTTCCAATCTTCTGTGGCAAGCCTAAAAGGAGTCATCTTCAAGCCTTGGCAGATAAAGCTAAAGCTAAGTTAACTGGTTGGAAGGGGAAACTTTTATCTATGGCAGGAAGAGTTCAACTCACTCAATCAGTTTTTCAAAGTATGCTCTTGCATAGCTTTTCTGTTTATAAGTGGCCTTCTTCCTTGCTAAGGTCTCTTTCACGATGTGCTCGCAATTTTATATGGTCTGGTGACGTAACCTCCAAGAAGTTGGTTACCGTTTCTTGGCATCAGATATGTGCTCCGAAGAATGAAGGTGGTTTGGGTTTGCGTGATCTTGGCTCTCTTAACACTACAGCTCTCTTAAAGCTTGGATGGCTTATTATTACTACTGATTCCCCTTGGAGTATTTATATTCGGAAACGTTTCAAGCTTCATGGTCGCCTATACTCTTGTAGTTATATGCGATCTTCTATATGGCCTGGTATTAAATCCATTCTTCATATCTTGTTTCAGAATTGTCGTTGGGTGATTGGAAATGGTTCTACTACTTCCCTTTGGGTTGATAAATGGCTGGATAAGCCTATTGTGGATGTCGTTGGTGCAACAGAGATTGCCCCTTCTCTATCTCGTACTAAGGTCTCAAATATTATTCGTATGGGACAATGGGTTATTCCTTCTATCTTTTCTTCTACTTTCCCAGACCTAACTAAAGAGATTTTAGAAATGCCTCTTCCAATTGATGAGGATAAGGACGTTTTAATTTGGGAAGCTTCTACTTCTGgtggtttttctttttccgaTGGCTATGAAATTGTTCGTCATCGGTTTCCTGTCAAGAGTTGGGCTTCCATTATCTGGCGTCCTTTCATCCCACCTCGTTACTCTATTTTAGTTTGGAAGATTCTTTTCAACAAGCTCCCAACGGAGGATCAACTTCAGCGCCGAGGCATCCCGCTGGCTCCAATATGCCAACTATGTCACAAGAATTCTGAATCTATTGACCACTTATTTTCTAGCTGTGACTTTGCACAATGTGCTTGGCGTTGGCTAGCTACCCAATTTGGCACTATTATTCAACCTATGGGCTCCCTCTCTGATCTATGGCTTGATTTTCTGTCAAAGCGGTTCTCTCCACATCTTCGCAATGTTTGGCTAGCTTCAGGGTTTTTCTTACTCATGGCTATTTGGAAGATGCGTAATAAAGTGAAGTTTGAAGGCAAACCTCCCTCATTCTCACGTCTCTGCCACTCCACCTCGGCCTGGATTAGGCAGGTTGGAGCTCTCACCCCTGGCCATGTACGAGGCACTTTGGATCGGCAACTTTTAGTCTCTCTTGGAATATCGCCTAACCCCTGTAAAGCTCCTTCTATTGTCCCTGTTCTTTGGCACCCCCCTCCTTCTTCTTGGGTCAAAGTGAATACTGATGGCCTTGCTAAAGGTAATCCGGGTCCTGCGGCATGTGGCGGGGTTTTTCGAGATTCTGCGGGTTATTTTCTTGGTGGTTTCTCCCTAAGCTTGGGCCATCGTACTTCTTTCTATGCGGAGCTCCATGCTGTCATCCTTGCTGTCGAATTGGCCCACGCGCGAGGCTGGCAAAATTTATGGCTTGAAAGCGACTCTTCGAGTGTAATatcatgttttgcttctggATCTTTCTCTCCCCCTTGGTCGCTCCAGACACGCTGGAACAATTGTACTCTCCTTTTGCAGAACATGGTTTTTCGTTGCTCTCATATTTTTCGAGAAGGGAATGCTGTTGCTGACAAATTAGCCAATTTAGGGCTtctatcatcttcacttgtctGGCATTCCACTCCCCCAATTGAGATCCTCCCTCCTCTGCACTCAGATTTCTTGGGCATGCCAACCTACAGGTTTGTCTCCTCTTCTTGATGtgttttctcctttcttttcctaacctttttggattcccttttgttttgcaGTTTGTTTTGCAGGTTATTACCTTTTAAGGTTTATAGAGGGGTTTGGGCTTATGTCCGCCTAgtcttttccttgtattttcttttccaagaggGGTACGGTCTATGTCCCCCCCTCTTTTTCCggcatttcctttctcaaaaggggTAAGGTGCATGTCcccccctttttcttttgtatttcttttctcttgttctatgaggggttaggtttatgtcccccccTGTCTAGGTGtaacttcttttttcttatcattaaaattcccTCGTACCGCCGaggttctccaaaaaaaaaaaaaaaaaaaaaaaaaaaaaaaaaaaaaaaaaaaaaaaaaagttaggcGATGGTAAAGCAGAAAGTAgatgaagaattttttttaatatattgatttaaAAAGCAACATATCGAAAATGTGTAAGTTCGAAGGTTCTTTCGGTGTGCAAGGAAGAACTTTATCAGAAGAAAGGTTATGGGCTGTTTTATCCTGGGGACGACGTGGTGTTTGTGAACTGCTTGCACACTTTGGGCAGAGCCGCGAAACGTCTTAAAGAGAGCGACTTAGTCCGCGACTCATCCCAAGAATCATTCACCACTCAAAGGCTTTTACATTTTCTCAGGTAACTTCGTTCCTTATTATTTTCAGTTTACAACAATTTTAAGACGAATCAATCTGCCATGGAATCTGAAAAATATTTGTATTGCTGTTAGTGTTACTCTTTAAGAACTTTGTTTTAGATATGTGGCAAATCATTGTGATTATATAATCTAATATCAAGTTACTAGTATGTCAACTGTGAATGCTTTTTGAGCTGCCTAGGTGCATTCGCTGTAGGACGAGTGAATTGACTTGGTGAATGAATCTATTTGTGATCTTTTTGCAATGTGTGTTGATATTATCAGTAGTCTTTTGATGGAGATGACTAGGTGGCTGCTGTGATTTGTTTAAATCTGTTTTGTGTACCATTGTAAGCTTATTCTTTGATGTAATCATATGTCAAAGTTCTCATGTTtacaattcaaaaaaaaaaaaaaaaaaaaaaaacatgaaaaatggCGATTTGTTTTCGGTTCTAGAATGAACAGATATTTGTGGTAACCGAGTTGATCTGAGCTTTATTTGAAATTGATCTGTAAATCATGCCTTCTACTAACCGAATTGTTTCTGGCATATCATATTTATTCATGGGGATATGCTACTAATGGAATGTTTAAATTGAATGTTGATAAAATGTCATAATTGAGTCACTTGATGTGATGCTCAGGTCAATTATGTCTTTTGGATGGTTAAGGAATAAGTTATAaatatcatatttttattttctctcctctttcctctttatttttttttttggtacaagTTTTTATTCATTCTTTTATCTTGCTTGGTTCTAGCTCTGATTTCTGGTTGAGGgctattttttttggtttggggaAAGTgcttttatgtgttttttttatccACCCTCAGTGGATAGATGTACCCAAAACCCTCTTCAAGATCAAGGTTTTTCTTTCTGATTCTTTATTTGATTCTTGGAATTGAATATAAAGATTAGTTTTTTTTAGATACCTATTATCTTAATTTTCAATTGATTTCCATTTGTGTGTAAAAATCTTGATGCTGATTTTTATGAGAATAAATTTCCTTTTAATCTTCGAAATAGTGGGGGTTCTAATTCTTCTAAAATTTATGAACCTACTGTCAGATACCCCTTGATGGGAGAAGAAGCAGGATGGTTGAGATACCCCTTTATGGGAGAAGAAGCAAGATGGTTGAAAAACCTACTGTCAGATACCCCTTTATGGGAGAAAACGATTCCAGTCGTATACGGTCTGAAGAAAATTTAGTTGATCCTTTCACGAAAGGACTAACATGAGAAAAAGTTTGGAAAAATCCTTTGACGAAAGGACTAACATGAGAAAAAGTTTGGAAAACCTCGAAAGGGATGGGACTAAAGCCCGTAGAAAATTGagtcatttgagatagcaaccCAACCTATAGACTGGAGATCCCAAGAAATAGGTTCAAAGGGTAATAACAAGTCACAAGTGATATGAGTGAAGTCTTGCTAATTTTAATTTGGAATATTATTCCATGTCCATCCCTAAGAAGCATGACATCCTGAAGCGTTTTTAGGTTGAGATTTTTTCTCTTAATAAGGTCTATACTCTATGTTGAGTGAGATATCAAGCTACAGGAATATCCTTGATAGTCTTACCTATGTGAATGTGGAAGTGAGGCCGCTTCCTATGAAATCTTGGGCAAGTTTCTAGAGCGTTCACTATACTGGGATACAAGCACATGGCCGTAATGTGCTGGCTTTTTAAACTTCACCTTAATAAAGTTATGTGTGTGGTGTTGTCAGAGATAGAGTTCAAAACTATAAGTTACTCTAGTATAATCTGGATCACTAACACTATGTACAGGTTCAAGTTGAGAAACACCTTTACTTATGCATAGCTTTATGATATGTTGCTTGATATAtagttttttaaataaaaacaagtgggggattgttggaacaaatatgtttttatttaaatatttaaatatatttaaaacagCCAATTTATTTTGGCCTTATCAATTAGATAAGGAGTTATCTCCTCTTAAATATAAAATGTGAGATTCCTTTTCTATATAGAGAAGATGATCATGTTATTAAGCATATTCAAACAGTTTTGTCTGTTTTGCCGTTTTGATTTGCTACGGTTTTGAAACCCAATTACTCCCTCAacgtttctttatttataatatatatatatatatatatatatataagtctagtacgtctcttgacagatacatatatatatatatatatatatatatatatatattatagtgATGTATGTTAGGCGATGGTAAAGCAGAAAGTAgatgaagaattttttttaatatattgatttaaAAAGCAACATATCGAAAAGGTGTAAGTTCGAAGGTTCTTTCGGTGTGCAAGGAAGAACTTTATCAGAAGAAAGGTTCTGGGCTGTTTTATCCTGGGGACGACGTGGTATTTGTGAACTTCTTGCACACTTTGGGCAGAGCCGCGAAACGTCTTAAAGAGAGCGCTTAGTCCGCGACTCATCCCAAGAATTATTCACCACTCAATGGCTTTTACATTTTCTCAGGTAACTTCGTTCCTTATTATTTTCAGTTTACAACAATACAAGTAGAAGTTAGGTgcagggaatttttttttttttctttttcaagtgTCCCTGCATTTGTATAATAATATATGACGTATGTGCCTATTGTTGAAGTTAAGAACTCAGAGAGGGAAATtcatttagagagagaaagagagatgtagagagagagtgaaaaatGTAATTGTAATTCTCATTAATCAATTGAATAATACACATGGTATTTATACATAAATATCCTATCCCAATATATGTGCCAGCTCAGCATAAAGTATATAACTAATCACAAACATTCCAAGCATAACAACCTAGTGAAAGAATCTAATCTGGTGGAGGTTGGGATGCATTGCTGCTGCGTGCCAAGCGTCATGATCGGAGGGTTGGAGAGGGCACTCTGAGGAAGATTTGCTGGAGAATTAGGGTTTGCAGGAGGTGGAGAAGGAGAATCCGAAGAGGATGCTGCCGCCGACATAGCAAGAGGGGCTaaattgagaaggaaaaagaagagaTCAGAGAAGTAGGGATCTGTTTGGAAGAtcagaaaatgcaagaacagcAAGAAAATTGCTAGAAGAGGGAAGCGCCGGATCGGAGTCGGTTAGACGATGGTGATGATACCATGTTGAAGTTAAGAACTCAGAGAGGGAAATtcatttagagagagaaagagagatgtagagagagagtgaaaaatGTAATTGTAATTCTCATTAATCAATTGAATAATACACATGGTATTTATACATAAATATCCTATCCCAATATATGTGTCAGCTCAGCATAAAGTATATAAC
This region of Malus domestica chromosome 07, GDT2T_hap1 genomic DNA includes:
- the LOC114827493 gene encoding uncharacterized protein, coding for MKVLFWNIRGIGNDDSRTELSNICRLHHPDLVCIAEPMVTFNSISAAYWDSLNLSALTFNSRGTLAPNLWLLTSSACADPLVISISDQQVTVRCTFDHIPSQFTFVYASTSSIKRRDLWADFISLRPQTQVPWMAIGDFNAILGAHEQMGGGRPSQASCAEFGNMSDTCNFTHLNTSGAAFTWSNGWRSRGRTERRLDRSLCDISWFDSWPHSNCIALPKVVSDHNPLIFSGSRVLRNGHRPFRFQSMWVQHPSFRETVTHCWSNTVVYGCPMFIILQKLKALKTCLRQWNFSVFGDVHNRVANARHNLSMIQQRISVEGINNDLFEEEIVAKTTVMESLQMQEAFWKDRARVKWLTKGDRNSSFFHAYARIKSSSSHISCILDGNNLLTDPLAIENHIVNFYQTVFGSSFNPSGIDEVCEVIQPMVTDSENDLLSALPTDEEIKEAVFSLSASSAPGPDGFPGFFYHHCWDIVSFDVIQFVKQFFQSNWLYPNTNSNFLVLIPKVEDAISMTHFRPIALANFLFKIIPKILAVRLSHVVQRIISPHQAAFIPGRRITDCIGLVSECFNVLDKKTRGGNMGVKVDIAKAFDTLDWSFLLRVLTNFGFSTCFIDWISTILRSAKLSILINGSPHGFFSCSRGVRQGDPLSPLLFCLAEEALSRGLSRLQLDGLTKPTFAPRGCISPSHVLYADDLFIFCRSDGVTLRNLQGFFDRYSRASGQFINKAKSTFYLGSTSRHRKAVVESYLGFKEGKAPFVYLGVPIFCGKPKRSHLQALADKAKAKLTGWKGKLLSMAGRVQLTQSVFQSMLLHSFSVYKWPSSLLRSLSRCARNFIWSGDVTSKKLVTVSWHQICAPKNEGGLGLRDLGSLNTTALLKLGWLIITTDSPWSIYIRKRFKLHGRLYSCSYMRSSIWPGIKSILHILFQNCRWVIGNGSTTSLWVDKWLDKPIVDVVGATEIAPSLSRTKVSNIIRMGQWVIPSIFSSTFPDLTKEILEMPLPIDEDKDVLIWEASTSGGFSFSDGYEIVRHRFPVKSWASIIWRPFIPPRYSILVWKILFNKLPTEDQLQRRGIPLAPICQLCHKNSESIDHLFSSCDFAQCAWRWLATQFGTIIQPMGSLSDLWLDFLSKRFSPHLRNVWLASGFFLLMAIWKMRNKVKFEGKPPSFSRLCHSTSAWIRQVGALTPGHVRGTLDRQLLVSLGISPNPCKAPSIVPVLWHPPPSSWVKVNTDGLAKGNPGPAACGGVFRDSAGYFLGGFSLSLGHRTSFYAELHAVILAVELAHARGWQNLWLESDSSSVISCFASGSFSPPWSLQTRWNNCTLLLQNMVFRCSHIFREGNAVADKLANLGLLSSSLVWHSTPPIEILPPLHSDFLGMPTYRFVSSS